In a genomic window of Brassica rapa cultivar Chiifu-401-42 chromosome A10, CAAS_Brap_v3.01, whole genome shotgun sequence:
- the LOC103844047 gene encoding delta-9 desaturase-like 5 protein, producing MCNPTRDDGSSQSDMVRKEKRPYFQRYWTSADIARALTVTTVHFWCLLAPFNYKWEALRFGLILAAVTNLLITFSYHRNLSHGSFKLPKWLEYPFAYAAVFALQGDPLDWVSIHRFHHQFSDSDRDPHSPKEGLLFSHIMWIFDTLYIKDKCGGRNNVMDLKKQWFYRFLRKTIGLQVLMYWTVLYLYGGLPYLTCGGGVGGVLGYHVTWLVASVGHTWGSRPWKTNDTSHNVWWLSLVTMGDSWHNNHHAFEWSARQGLEWWQIDITWYLIRLFEVLGLATDVKLPSESQKQKLALAR from the exons ATGTGTAATCCCACTAGAGACGATGGCTCTAGCCAAAGCGACATGGTGCGTAAAGAGAAAAGACCATATTTTCAGAGATATTGGACGTCGGCTGATATAGCAAGAGCGTTAACCGTCACGACTGTGCACTTTTGGTGTCTCCTGGCGCCATTTAACTACAAATGGGAAGCATTACGGTTCGGTCTGATTCTCGCCGCAGTGACTAACCTGCTCATCACATTCTCGTACCATAGGAACTTGTCTCATGGGAGCTTTAAGCTCCCGAAATGGCTTGAATATCCTTTTGCTTACGCTGCTGTTTTCGCTCTTCAG GGTGATCCACTGGATTGGGTGAGCATACATAGGTTCCACCACCAGTTCAGTGATTCGGACCGCGACCCACATAGCCCTAAGGAAGGACTTTTGTTCAGCCATATCATGTGGATATTTGACACCCTTTATATAAAAGATAAG TGTGGTGGACGTAACAACGTGATGGACTTGAAGAAGCAATGGTTCTATAGGTTTCTACGAAAGACAATTGGTCTCCAAGTCTTAATGTATTGGACCGTCCTCTATCTCTACGGGGGTTTACCTTACCTTACATGTGGAGGG GGCGTTGGAGGTGTACTAGGGTACCACGTGACATGGCTCGTAGCCTCAGTAGGCCATACTTGGGGTTCGAGGCCGTGGAAGACTAACGACACATCTCATAACGTTTG GTGGCTAAGCTTAGTTACGATGGGAGATAGTTGGCACAACAATCACCACGCGTTTGAGTGGTCGGCGAGGCAAGGACTGGAGTGGTGGCAGATAGATATCACTTGGTACCTCATTCGACTATTTGAGGTTCTCGGATTAGCCACAGATGTGAAATTGCCTTCGGAATCTCAGAAACAGAAGTTGGCTCTCGCTCgttga